One genomic region from Corvus hawaiiensis isolate bCorHaw1 chromosome 21, bCorHaw1.pri.cur, whole genome shotgun sequence encodes:
- the NR6A1 gene encoding nuclear receptor subfamily 6 group A member 1 isoform X3, translating to MKRDSTCMEAPIWKIPQAGCTNTPSDFPDERVDQRTCLICGDRATGLHYGIISCEGCKGFFKRSICNKRVYRCSRDKNCVMSRKQRNRCQYCRLLKCLQMGMNRKAIREDGMPGGRNKSIGPVQISEEEIERIMSGQEFEGEANMSWSNNGDSDHSSPGNGVSESNQPSPVSTPSSSRSVELNGFAALRDQYLGTPVSTHYQYLPHLFSYSAHSALVPPQTRSLDPQSHSLITQLVCAEDLEPLGTPMLIEDGYKVTQAELFALLCRLADELLFRQIAWIKKLPFFCELSIKDYTCLLSSTWQELILLSSLTVYSKQIFGDLADVTSKYSPSDDELHRFSEEGMEVMERLIYLFRKFSQLKVSNEEYACMKAINFLNQDIRGLTNASQLEQLNKRYWYVCQDFTEYKYPHQPNRFPDLMMCLPEIRYIAGKMVNVPLEQLPLLFKAVLHSCKTSVSKE from the exons ATGAAGCGGGACTCGACCTGCATGGAAg CACCGATATGGAaaatcccacaagccggctgcACCAACACACCGTCAGATTTCCCAG ATGAGCGGGTGGATCAGCGAACCTGCCTGATCTGCGGGGACAGGGCCACGGGGCTGCACTATGGGATCATCTCCTGCGAGGGCTGCAAGGGGTTCTTCAAAAGGAGCATCTGCAACAAGCGGGTGTACAGATGCAGCCGGGACAAGAACTGCGTCATGTCCCGCAAGCAGCGCAACAGGTGCCAGTACTGCCGGCTGCTCAAGTGCCTCCAGATGGGCATGAACCGCAAAG CAATCAGAGAGGATGGCATGCCAGGAGGCAGAAACAAAAGTATCGGACCTGTCCAG ATATCAGAGGAAGAGATTGAGAGAATTATGTCTGGGCAAGAATTTGAGGGAGAGGCAAACATGTCATGGAGCAACAACGGAGACAGTGACCATAGTTCCCCTGGAAATGGAGTTTCTGAGAGCAACCAGCCTTCACCTGTTTCTACTCCATCTTCAAG tagGTCCGTGGAGCTGAACGGGTTCGCTGCACTCAGGGATCAGTACCTGGGCACGCCGGTGTCCACGCACTACCAGTACCTGCCGCACCTTTTTAGCTACTCCGCCCACTCGGCGCTGGTGCCGCCGCAGACGCGCAGCCTGGACCCGCAGTCGCACAGCCTGATCACCCAGCTGGTGTGTGCCGAGGACCTGGAGCCGCTTGGCACCCCCATGCTCATCGAGGACGG GTATAAAGTGACTCAGGCAGAGCTGTTTGCATTGCTGTGTCGGCTGGCGGATGAATTGCTTTTCAGGCAGATTGCTTGGATCAAGAAGCTGCCGTTCTTCTGCGAACTCTCCATCAAGGACTATACCTGCCTGCTCAGCTCTACGTGGCAGGAGCTGATCCTGCTCTCCTCGCTGACTGTTTACAGCAAGCAGATCTTTGGTGACCTTGCGGATGTCACCTCCAAGTACTCTCCCTCTGACGACGAGCTGCACAG ATTCAGTGAAGAGGGGATGGAGGTGATGGAGCGGCTGATCTACCTCTTTCGCAAGTTCAGCCAGCTGAAGGTCAGCAACGAGGAGTACGCGTGCATGAAAGCCATCAACTTCCTAAACCAAG ATATCAGGGGTCTGACCAACGCCTCCCAACTGGAGCAGCTGAATAAGCGGTACTGGTACGTTTGCCAGGACTTCACGGAGTACAAATACCCCCACCAGCCAAACCGCTTCCCGGATTTAATGATGTGTTTGCCAGAGATACGGTATATTGCAG GAAAAATGGTGAATGtccccctggagcagctgcctctcctTTTTAAGGCCGTTCTACATTCCTGCAAGACGAGCGTGAGCAAAGAGTGA
- the NR6A1 gene encoding nuclear receptor subfamily 6 group A member 1 isoform X4: MKRDSTCMEDERVDQRTCLICGDRATGLHYGIISCEGCKGFFKRSICNKRVYRCSRDKNCVMSRKQRNRCQYCRLLKCLQMGMNRKAIREDGMPGGRNKSIGPVQISEEEIERIMSGQEFEGEANMSWSNNGDSDHSSPGNGVSESNQPSPVSTPSSSRSVELNGFAALRDQYLGTPVSTHYQYLPHLFSYSAHSALVPPQTRSLDPQSHSLITQLVCAEDLEPLGTPMLIEDGYKVTQAELFALLCRLADELLFRQIAWIKKLPFFCELSIKDYTCLLSSTWQELILLSSLTVYSKQIFGDLADVTSKYSPSDDELHRFSEEGMEVMERLIYLFRKFSQLKVSNEEYACMKAINFLNQDIRGLTNASQLEQLNKRYWYVCQDFTEYKYPHQPNRFPDLMMCLPEIRYIAGKMVNVPLEQLPLLFKAVLHSCKTSVSKE, translated from the exons ATGAAGCGGGACTCGACCTGCATGGAAg ATGAGCGGGTGGATCAGCGAACCTGCCTGATCTGCGGGGACAGGGCCACGGGGCTGCACTATGGGATCATCTCCTGCGAGGGCTGCAAGGGGTTCTTCAAAAGGAGCATCTGCAACAAGCGGGTGTACAGATGCAGCCGGGACAAGAACTGCGTCATGTCCCGCAAGCAGCGCAACAGGTGCCAGTACTGCCGGCTGCTCAAGTGCCTCCAGATGGGCATGAACCGCAAAG CAATCAGAGAGGATGGCATGCCAGGAGGCAGAAACAAAAGTATCGGACCTGTCCAG ATATCAGAGGAAGAGATTGAGAGAATTATGTCTGGGCAAGAATTTGAGGGAGAGGCAAACATGTCATGGAGCAACAACGGAGACAGTGACCATAGTTCCCCTGGAAATGGAGTTTCTGAGAGCAACCAGCCTTCACCTGTTTCTACTCCATCTTCAAG tagGTCCGTGGAGCTGAACGGGTTCGCTGCACTCAGGGATCAGTACCTGGGCACGCCGGTGTCCACGCACTACCAGTACCTGCCGCACCTTTTTAGCTACTCCGCCCACTCGGCGCTGGTGCCGCCGCAGACGCGCAGCCTGGACCCGCAGTCGCACAGCCTGATCACCCAGCTGGTGTGTGCCGAGGACCTGGAGCCGCTTGGCACCCCCATGCTCATCGAGGACGG GTATAAAGTGACTCAGGCAGAGCTGTTTGCATTGCTGTGTCGGCTGGCGGATGAATTGCTTTTCAGGCAGATTGCTTGGATCAAGAAGCTGCCGTTCTTCTGCGAACTCTCCATCAAGGACTATACCTGCCTGCTCAGCTCTACGTGGCAGGAGCTGATCCTGCTCTCCTCGCTGACTGTTTACAGCAAGCAGATCTTTGGTGACCTTGCGGATGTCACCTCCAAGTACTCTCCCTCTGACGACGAGCTGCACAG ATTCAGTGAAGAGGGGATGGAGGTGATGGAGCGGCTGATCTACCTCTTTCGCAAGTTCAGCCAGCTGAAGGTCAGCAACGAGGAGTACGCGTGCATGAAAGCCATCAACTTCCTAAACCAAG ATATCAGGGGTCTGACCAACGCCTCCCAACTGGAGCAGCTGAATAAGCGGTACTGGTACGTTTGCCAGGACTTCACGGAGTACAAATACCCCCACCAGCCAAACCGCTTCCCGGATTTAATGATGTGTTTGCCAGAGATACGGTATATTGCAG GAAAAATGGTGAATGtccccctggagcagctgcctctcctTTTTAAGGCCGTTCTACATTCCTGCAAGACGAGCGTGAGCAAAGAGTGA
- the NR6A1 gene encoding nuclear receptor subfamily 6 group A member 1 isoform X1: MELEPPAELPEPRAASKGPPRSATDVEQMSSSSPVLPMNSMGNERVDQRTCLICGDRATGLHYGIISCEGCKGFFKRSICNKRVYRCSRDKNCVMSRKQRNRCQYCRLLKCLQMGMNRKAIREDGMPGGRNKSIGPVQISEEEIERIMSGQEFEGEANMSWSNNGDSDHSSPGNGVSESNQPSPVSTPSSSRSVELNGFAALRDQYLGTPVSTHYQYLPHLFSYSAHSALVPPQTRSLDPQSHSLITQLVCAEDLEPLGTPMLIEDGYKVTQAELFALLCRLADELLFRQIAWIKKLPFFCELSIKDYTCLLSSTWQELILLSSLTVYSKQIFGDLADVTSKYSPSDDELHRFSEEGMEVMERLIYLFRKFSQLKVSNEEYACMKAINFLNQDIRGLTNASQLEQLNKRYWYVCQDFTEYKYPHQPNRFPDLMMCLPEIRYIAGKMVNVPLEQLPLLFKAVLHSCKTSVSKE, from the exons ATGAGCGGGTGGATCAGCGAACCTGCCTGATCTGCGGGGACAGGGCCACGGGGCTGCACTATGGGATCATCTCCTGCGAGGGCTGCAAGGGGTTCTTCAAAAGGAGCATCTGCAACAAGCGGGTGTACAGATGCAGCCGGGACAAGAACTGCGTCATGTCCCGCAAGCAGCGCAACAGGTGCCAGTACTGCCGGCTGCTCAAGTGCCTCCAGATGGGCATGAACCGCAAAG CAATCAGAGAGGATGGCATGCCAGGAGGCAGAAACAAAAGTATCGGACCTGTCCAG ATATCAGAGGAAGAGATTGAGAGAATTATGTCTGGGCAAGAATTTGAGGGAGAGGCAAACATGTCATGGAGCAACAACGGAGACAGTGACCATAGTTCCCCTGGAAATGGAGTTTCTGAGAGCAACCAGCCTTCACCTGTTTCTACTCCATCTTCAAG tagGTCCGTGGAGCTGAACGGGTTCGCTGCACTCAGGGATCAGTACCTGGGCACGCCGGTGTCCACGCACTACCAGTACCTGCCGCACCTTTTTAGCTACTCCGCCCACTCGGCGCTGGTGCCGCCGCAGACGCGCAGCCTGGACCCGCAGTCGCACAGCCTGATCACCCAGCTGGTGTGTGCCGAGGACCTGGAGCCGCTTGGCACCCCCATGCTCATCGAGGACGG GTATAAAGTGACTCAGGCAGAGCTGTTTGCATTGCTGTGTCGGCTGGCGGATGAATTGCTTTTCAGGCAGATTGCTTGGATCAAGAAGCTGCCGTTCTTCTGCGAACTCTCCATCAAGGACTATACCTGCCTGCTCAGCTCTACGTGGCAGGAGCTGATCCTGCTCTCCTCGCTGACTGTTTACAGCAAGCAGATCTTTGGTGACCTTGCGGATGTCACCTCCAAGTACTCTCCCTCTGACGACGAGCTGCACAG ATTCAGTGAAGAGGGGATGGAGGTGATGGAGCGGCTGATCTACCTCTTTCGCAAGTTCAGCCAGCTGAAGGTCAGCAACGAGGAGTACGCGTGCATGAAAGCCATCAACTTCCTAAACCAAG ATATCAGGGGTCTGACCAACGCCTCCCAACTGGAGCAGCTGAATAAGCGGTACTGGTACGTTTGCCAGGACTTCACGGAGTACAAATACCCCCACCAGCCAAACCGCTTCCCGGATTTAATGATGTGTTTGCCAGAGATACGGTATATTGCAG GAAAAATGGTGAATGtccccctggagcagctgcctctcctTTTTAAGGCCGTTCTACATTCCTGCAAGACGAGCGTGAGCAAAGAGTGA
- the NR6A1 gene encoding nuclear receptor subfamily 6 group A member 1 isoform X2 — MELEPPAELPEPRAASKGPPRSATDVEQMSSSSPVLPMNSMGNERVDQRTCLICGDRATGLHYGIISCEGCKGFFKRSICNKRVYRCSRDKNCVMSRKQRNRCQYCRLLKCLQMGMNRKAIREDGMPGGRNKSIGPVQISEEEIERIMSGQEFEGEANMSWSNNGDSDHSSPGNGVSESNQPSPVSTPSSRSVELNGFAALRDQYLGTPVSTHYQYLPHLFSYSAHSALVPPQTRSLDPQSHSLITQLVCAEDLEPLGTPMLIEDGYKVTQAELFALLCRLADELLFRQIAWIKKLPFFCELSIKDYTCLLSSTWQELILLSSLTVYSKQIFGDLADVTSKYSPSDDELHRFSEEGMEVMERLIYLFRKFSQLKVSNEEYACMKAINFLNQDIRGLTNASQLEQLNKRYWYVCQDFTEYKYPHQPNRFPDLMMCLPEIRYIAGKMVNVPLEQLPLLFKAVLHSCKTSVSKE; from the exons ATGAGCGGGTGGATCAGCGAACCTGCCTGATCTGCGGGGACAGGGCCACGGGGCTGCACTATGGGATCATCTCCTGCGAGGGCTGCAAGGGGTTCTTCAAAAGGAGCATCTGCAACAAGCGGGTGTACAGATGCAGCCGGGACAAGAACTGCGTCATGTCCCGCAAGCAGCGCAACAGGTGCCAGTACTGCCGGCTGCTCAAGTGCCTCCAGATGGGCATGAACCGCAAAG CAATCAGAGAGGATGGCATGCCAGGAGGCAGAAACAAAAGTATCGGACCTGTCCAG ATATCAGAGGAAGAGATTGAGAGAATTATGTCTGGGCAAGAATTTGAGGGAGAGGCAAACATGTCATGGAGCAACAACGGAGACAGTGACCATAGTTCCCCTGGAAATGGAGTTTCTGAGAGCAACCAGCCTTCACCTGTTTCTACTCCATCTTCAAG GTCCGTGGAGCTGAACGGGTTCGCTGCACTCAGGGATCAGTACCTGGGCACGCCGGTGTCCACGCACTACCAGTACCTGCCGCACCTTTTTAGCTACTCCGCCCACTCGGCGCTGGTGCCGCCGCAGACGCGCAGCCTGGACCCGCAGTCGCACAGCCTGATCACCCAGCTGGTGTGTGCCGAGGACCTGGAGCCGCTTGGCACCCCCATGCTCATCGAGGACGG GTATAAAGTGACTCAGGCAGAGCTGTTTGCATTGCTGTGTCGGCTGGCGGATGAATTGCTTTTCAGGCAGATTGCTTGGATCAAGAAGCTGCCGTTCTTCTGCGAACTCTCCATCAAGGACTATACCTGCCTGCTCAGCTCTACGTGGCAGGAGCTGATCCTGCTCTCCTCGCTGACTGTTTACAGCAAGCAGATCTTTGGTGACCTTGCGGATGTCACCTCCAAGTACTCTCCCTCTGACGACGAGCTGCACAG ATTCAGTGAAGAGGGGATGGAGGTGATGGAGCGGCTGATCTACCTCTTTCGCAAGTTCAGCCAGCTGAAGGTCAGCAACGAGGAGTACGCGTGCATGAAAGCCATCAACTTCCTAAACCAAG ATATCAGGGGTCTGACCAACGCCTCCCAACTGGAGCAGCTGAATAAGCGGTACTGGTACGTTTGCCAGGACTTCACGGAGTACAAATACCCCCACCAGCCAAACCGCTTCCCGGATTTAATGATGTGTTTGCCAGAGATACGGTATATTGCAG GAAAAATGGTGAATGtccccctggagcagctgcctctcctTTTTAAGGCCGTTCTACATTCCTGCAAGACGAGCGTGAGCAAAGAGTGA